The Rhinoderma darwinii isolate aRhiDar2 chromosome 9, aRhiDar2.hap1, whole genome shotgun sequence sequence GGACGGGAGGAGAGACAACCGGGAAACGAGGGTAGAAAGAGGCCGGAAACGACGAACGAGACGTCACGACACCACGTGATGCGATTACGTCACCCAAGCTCCGCCCTTCCCCTCTGGCAGTGGCTCTGCGTTCTCTACAGCGGGGCCTCGTGGGTCTGACAATGTGGAGTGCGCTCACCTGGGACCCCACCTAATGTGCCCCTAATGTGCAACTCAGCAATAGAACTACAATAATACATGTACTTTATTACTACAGTagccacagatacccccataacagtgtatcatccacagatacccccataacaatgtatcatccacagatacccccataacaatgtatcatccacagatacccccataacattgtatcatccacagatacccccataacagtgtatcatccacagatacccccataacagtgtatcatccacagataccccataacagtgtgacagccacagatacccccataacagtgtatcatccacagatgtccccataacagtgtgacagccacagatacccccataacaatgtatcatccacagatacccccataaaaatgtatcatccacagatacccccataacaatgtatcatccacAGNNNNNNNNNNNNNNNNNNNNNNNNNNNNNNNNNNNNNNNNNNNNNNNNNNNNNNNNNNNNNNNNNNNNNNNNNNNNNNNNNNNNNNNNNNNNNNNNNNNNNNNNNNNNNNNNNNNNNNNNNNNNNNNNNNNNNNNNNNNNNNNNNNNNNNNNNNNNNNNNNNNNNNNNNNNNNNNNNNNNNNNNNNNNNNNNNNNNNNNNGGTGGTGGCGGGAGGCGATATTTTCATCTGCtgacattgtcctgtaatgtgacATTCGCCTCGAATAAAACAATGTGATTTTGGGATTTTAATTCACTTCTTCTACTTtgagctgcagcttctatatatcctgtatacatagaagctttatcttgccgtcaaagccgattccatcaggtcagctgtactgacggctcggctgaaagctggtcctgtgtgTAAGTGATACATAAGATCAAGaccctatcgatcacatctaaattcatgtgCTTAGACTGtcactgacggaatcggctttgacggcaagatacagcttctatgtacacaggatacatagaagctgtattttttttttataaaaaaagaatttaaaagtTGATTCAAAtcacataatacattgttttattaaaaaaaaaaacacatgtatagGTACAAAagtttacatatcctttaaaaGATGAAATGAGACGACACCGAAAGTGGGATATTTAAACTCAGACCTCTACTGGTTCCTAAATTCAAGGGGTCACGgggctgttttttggcgctgtttttgattcGGAAACCACGCCATGAAACGGTCTAAATtgtctcccgttgatttcaatgggaggcggaggcgtttttcccaCGTGAATGCTTtttcttcccgcggttccgtctctgacctcccattgaaattaatgggaggcagagaatgcgtttttcgctgtggtttttgcccacggcgctcaatggcctctGCGAAAAATGCCCCGAAAACCGCGGCAAAGAAAATACAGGcacgtcaaaatctgcctcaaaattcttgtaTGCACTGCAGGTAATGAGAGAATAGTTGTAGTTGATGTCCCTTTAAATTGCTGCTCTTTTATTACAGGGAGGAGGACATGAGGAACAGCATCTTAGCCCAGGTTCTGAGCCAGGCTGCCCGGGCGAGGTGTGAGTATTTATTCAGTGGGTTTTAACGTCATCAATGTCTtcagcttcagccatgattaaggacgctcgtagcgtctgaaacgcgtaggcttctcatTTACCACTACCACTTTCTTCCCtacactatcaggatgtcacgctgtgctctttattcctgattttaacttgccaattatactggcccattaaacttggaaacattCCTTCCATTTTATTGAATCGTCAGTGCTGGATCCAAACCCAACTTCTTCTGCCTTTGTTTTGTCTCTCTGCTGCACCACCCCTGACCAGGAGGTCCCaatagtcagacccccaccgatcagacagcGATGACCTATATAATCAATATTGATCAGTTATTTATGGGTAGAGCACCTTTTAGCAGTAaggtcggattcacacgagcgtgttcagtccgtatatcacggactgaacacgctcgtgtgaatccggccttacaggcTCTGTCCATATCTGCAAGCACGCATTTTAAACAGAAAATGAAGCCATTTTGAAAATATCATCCTCCCGTTTTGCctgcagcttctatgcagacctatgtgtctccgtgGTAACAGaccacaaaccctgtgtagtctgatcctgcagttctATTCCCTTCCATCGGTCCTCTACTTCTGGCTGACATACACCAGGACGTGTCTGGGATTGTTTTACAACAACTCTGTGAACCTACAGAAAATACATTTCCTTCACGTTCCAAAATCCTGAACATCCCCCTTAACCCGCCCGTAGACACAACATTACGATTGTGTCCGTCTCACGTATTGACAATGTTCCTCTGGTGGGAAATCCGTTACCTGCGATGAATGTCTCGTAATGACTTTTCTGTTTCACAGTGAACAACTTGGCGCTAGTGAAGCCTGAAAAAGCCAAAGCTGTGGAAAATTACCTTATACAGATGGCAAGATTTGGGCAACTAGGTGGCAAGGTGGGTGTGAGCCAATGTTATCAACCCGAAGTCCACACTAATTAAGTAGAATGTATTTCTGATTTGTATGAAAAGTGGAAATGTTTCTTGGGTTTTAGTACCATTGAATGGAAACCGTTAACGtgctgctgttgacagatcttatTATGAGATGTATACTGAGTTATCCTAATAATGACCCAGGAATAATCGTCAGGCTGGTAACACACTCCTATTGCACTCCTCAGCTTTCAGAACAAGGTCTAATAGAGATTTTGGAAAAAGTGAGTCAACAGACAGAAAAGAAGACAACGGTGAAGGTAAGATGTTTATTTGAGTGCATTTTCAATACAGAACCACATCAGGGCTTTCTGGGTAGAGCCATTAACATTAGAGAGAATATATATGATGGGGGAGAGAGGGTGATATCCGCAGCATCTAGACTGGAAAGAGTTATAGTAGCTCCATGCATTTAATTTAACATGCAGTATAAAGTATGGTGGCCATAAAGTATTCTCTGTGTAGCTCATGCTATACAAGATGATGGAAAATCAATACTAATAACCTACAATAGGGCAACAGGCATTTGCTGGTGTGACTTATCCCATATTTGCCACTGTTTGCACACATTTATAGTCTGTCACTAGGGGGCAGTAGTGTCATTATTTTTAAATTGCAGATCTAAGTATAAGACAGAAAATGGAGATGCTGTGATTCTAGAAGTGCAGTAAAACTTTAAATATTAGGCAAACCACTTCTCCGTTTTCTGTATGACTTTTCTAGGTTACAGGTCTATTGTAGGGAGCGCTACacagttcttaaaggggttctgtaCATTAAAGCAAAGCGAATGCCAAaacactgttaggcctcattcacacgaccgtagccatgtgcacggctgattttcgggtcggatggccgcggagtgtcacccgcgggccgtgcGCCTGGCAGcgcgcattcatttctatgagcctggaccgcaaaacacagccgtaataagacatgtccgttctttctgcggtccaggctcctgggccatgcacagaccgtggaaaccagacgtgtgtatgggcccattgaaatgaatagggccgcaattcacccgtagattttcgggtgaattgcgaccgcaaaaatacgttggtgtgcatggggcctaagtgctgGGCCTGCCTGGGAGGTTCTCTGGTCTGCAGTAGGCATGACACAATGTTATCAACTTTCCCCAGTGTTCCTTTAATAATTCGCTGCCGCACCGCAACTTTCTCCTGTACGCCCCGACCTCATCTGCATCAGTGAAAATGGAGAACGTGTTCTGGACGTCTCATCCGAGCTCTCTCCAGGGTCTGTGTTTATAGATCAGGAGCTGCTGGACCAGATCATGTTCTCCTACATCTCCCTGCTGGTAAAGTAAGAAAAGGCTGAATCCGGGAGAGGAGGGGGGGATGGGAAGTTGGACCTCCACCCTATTGCAgcatagtagaaaaaaaaactttaaaaaaaaatctcctaatTCAGTGTTCCCAATCTGTGGCTCTTGGCCTATTGACAGCCGGgcatcctgggagttgtagtttttgcaGCAGACAGGCGTTTAGCGCCATCAAttaaccaactttttttttttccccagtttaACCGAAGGAAAGTGATGGACTCGGATGAGGACGATGACTGAGGTGGGGCCGGACGGGTACAGACGCCGCACCCTGGACACTAACTTTACATCTAGAAGCACTGAACTAAATGATACTCACACGAGAGAGACCTGATCTATGATgtggttttgttttattttttgtttaattcAGCAGCCGTATTCGGTGTTGATTTCCAGCTGACGGTTGTTGTAATGACGGACCACGTTCCACTGTTACAGCAGCGCTCGATG is a genomic window containing:
- the PDCD5 gene encoding programmed cell death protein 5, with amino-acid sequence MRNSILAQVLSQAARARLNNLALVKPEKAKAVENYLIQMARFGQLGGKLSEQGLIEILEKVSQQTEKKTTVKFNRRKVMDSDEDDD